Proteins encoded together in one Streptomyces rubradiris window:
- a CDS encoding DinB family protein, producing the protein MTVPSRLLPLLEQFDFAYRRLADRMTGPVVDSGDGTDTPVGPLTDDEYFWEPVPGCWSVRRREGGPGPRATSLTGAGDWGRDAAAYPHPWPPPFTTIAWRLSHLSEMLTLRADHTAGGRRLTRDDYRISGDAATATTAFGSGAEAWRKALLGADDTALDTVGYCTYPHGGDPEEPFLDIVWWVNQELLHHGAEIALLRDLYHARAQPDGR; encoded by the coding sequence ATGACGGTGCCGTCCCGCCTGCTGCCGCTGCTGGAGCAGTTCGACTTCGCGTACAGGCGTCTCGCCGACCGTATGACAGGGCCCGTCGTGGACAGCGGCGACGGAACGGACACCCCGGTCGGTCCGCTGACGGACGACGAGTACTTCTGGGAGCCGGTGCCGGGCTGCTGGTCGGTACGGCGGCGCGAGGGCGGGCCGGGGCCGCGCGCCACGTCCCTGACGGGCGCGGGCGACTGGGGGCGCGACGCCGCCGCCTACCCGCACCCCTGGCCGCCGCCCTTCACCACGATCGCGTGGCGCCTGAGCCACCTCAGCGAGATGCTGACGCTGCGCGCCGACCACACCGCCGGCGGCCGGCGGCTGACCCGGGACGACTACCGGATCAGCGGGGACGCGGCGACCGCGACGACCGCCTTCGGCAGCGGGGCGGAGGCCTGGCGGAAGGCGCTGCTCGGCGCCGACGACACCGCGCTCGACACGGTCGGGTACTGCACCTATCCGCACGGCGGCGATCCGGAAGAGCCGTTCCTCGACATCGTGTGGTGGGTGAACCAGGAACTGCTGCACCACGGAGCCGAGATCGCCCTGCTGCGCGACCTCTATCACGCCCGCGCGCAGCCCGACGGCCGCTGA
- a CDS encoding cyclic nucleotide-binding domain-containing protein, giving the protein MTSATTMNAALPAEHRARLMRAAGEVSFDAGTRLFEEGRRADRLWIVRTGTVALDLRVPGRRPAVVASLGHGELVGWSWYHPPYLWRLGAEAVTPVRAWEFDGGTVRAMCAQDPEFGRAIAVWVGRVLVERLLASRVRLLDLYAPYGSGSLL; this is encoded by the coding sequence ATGACCTCCGCCACCACCATGAACGCGGCACTCCCCGCCGAGCACCGCGCACGGCTGATGCGGGCAGCCGGTGAGGTGTCCTTCGACGCCGGGACCCGGCTGTTCGAGGAGGGCCGGCGCGCCGACCGGCTGTGGATCGTCCGCACCGGCACGGTCGCCCTCGACCTCCGCGTGCCCGGCCGGCGGCCCGCCGTCGTCGCCTCGCTGGGCCACGGCGAACTGGTCGGCTGGTCCTGGTACCACCCGCCGTACCTCTGGCGCCTGGGCGCCGAGGCGGTCACTCCGGTGCGCGCGTGGGAGTTCGACGGCGGGACGGTCCGGGCCATGTGCGCCCAGGACCCGGAGTTCGGCCGTGCGATCGCGGTCTGGGTGGGCCGGGTGCTCGTCGAGCGGCTGCTCGCCTCCCGCGTCCGGCTGCTCGACCTGTACGCCCCCTACGGCAGCGGAAGCCTCCTCTGA
- a CDS encoding universal stress protein — protein sequence MQPPEPKARVVAGVDGSPTSYAALRWAARYAEMVGGFVEAVYAWDTPSAIGWTGPAIDPEFDLEQAQERFAEEMRAVFPDERPAGMREILVEGDPSDVLIAASEGAEILVVGRRGRGGFARAFLGSVSLRCAQHAACPVVVVREDQDRRR from the coding sequence ATGCAACCCCCTGAACCGAAGGCCCGCGTGGTCGCGGGTGTGGACGGCTCCCCGACGTCGTACGCGGCGCTGCGCTGGGCGGCGCGGTACGCGGAGATGGTCGGCGGCTTCGTGGAGGCCGTGTACGCCTGGGACACCCCGTCGGCCATCGGCTGGACCGGGCCCGCGATCGACCCCGAGTTCGACCTGGAGCAGGCGCAGGAGCGGTTCGCGGAGGAGATGCGGGCGGTCTTCCCCGACGAACGGCCCGCCGGTATGCGCGAGATCCTGGTGGAGGGCGACCCCTCGGACGTGCTGATCGCGGCCTCGGAGGGGGCGGAGATCCTCGTCGTGGGCCGCCGGGGGCGGGGCGGCTTCGCCCGCGCGTTCCTGGGCTCCGTAAGCCTGCGCTGCGCCCAGCACGCGGCCTGCCCGGTCGTCGTCGTCCGGGAGGACCAGGACCGGCGGCGCTGA
- a CDS encoding helix-turn-helix domain-containing protein: MAEERPPGRLPQGDLGRRIEQRRRELGLTVEDLAFRAAMAPAYIEHLEQHSTAAPEAGTLLRLAGALRTSVTELGGGHADLPSGLGQAARTPRFTELGEEDCRRLLSTHGVGRIAVSTEAAPVVVPVNYSVIDDAIVFRTQAGTVSLQGLDREVAFEVDRVDDALSQGWSVVVHGTAEQVTDPDAVRHLAERAYSAPWAGGERDVWVRIGMSALTGRRIDTW; encoded by the coding sequence ATGGCCGAAGAGAGACCACCGGGACGGCTGCCGCAGGGCGACCTCGGGCGCCGCATCGAACAGCGCCGCAGGGAACTGGGCCTCACCGTGGAGGACCTGGCGTTCCGGGCGGCCATGGCCCCGGCCTACATCGAGCACCTGGAGCAGCACAGCACCGCCGCACCGGAAGCCGGTACGCTGCTCCGGCTGGCCGGGGCCCTGCGCACCAGCGTCACGGAGCTCGGCGGCGGACACGCCGACCTGCCGTCCGGCCTCGGGCAGGCCGCCCGGACGCCCCGCTTCACCGAGCTGGGCGAGGAGGACTGCCGTCGGCTGCTGTCGACGCACGGCGTGGGAAGGATCGCGGTGTCCACCGAGGCCGCCCCGGTCGTCGTACCCGTCAACTACAGCGTCATCGACGACGCCATCGTCTTCAGGACGCAGGCCGGGACGGTCTCCCTCCAAGGGCTCGACCGGGAGGTGGCCTTCGAGGTCGACCGCGTGGACGACGCGCTCAGCCAGGGCTGGAGCGTCGTCGTGCACGGCACCGCCGAACAGGTGACCGACCCCGACGCCGTACGTCATCTCGCCGAGCGCGCCTACAGCGCGCCCTGGGCCGGCGGGGAACGCGACGTGTGGGTGCGGATCGGGATGAGCGCGCTGACCGGCCGCCGTATCGACACCTGGTAG
- a CDS encoding GAF domain-containing protein: MESSEGTGAAGVVRLPQLRLDELLGELQARLDAARGTQNKVHTLLEAVVSVGRELDLEQVLRGIVEAAAVLVDAEYAALGVIGTGGTRLSAFVTYGVDAADIARIGPYPEGHGILGELIRHPEPLRLGKLSEHPASYGFPPNHPPMNTFLGVPIRARDRVFGNLYLTEKRGGLRFDEDDESLLSALAVAAGVAIDNARLYEESRLRERWLAATAEVSSSLMSGAAQSEVLALIAERARDISGSALAAVATPVQDADALAVELAIGPQADAHRGLVLPVEGTLTGRAFALGAPVTSPDVARDERVTAGPPRFAGLGPAVAVPIGREDRVRGVVLLARETGAADFSDKETELLTGFAAQAAVAMELAERRRDAEQIALLEDRDRIARDLHDLAIQRLFATGMTLQSADRFIQHPQAAERVRRAVDDLDETIKIIRSAIFGLRADDRDETPGLRARAVRVAGEATPVLGFAPSVRMEGLLDTHVPRETADHVVAVLSESLANIARHAHADRADVALETDGTEVRLTVTDNGVGIPPGGRRSGLRNMAERARNLGGDLELGCPEGGGTRLVWRAPLRR; the protein is encoded by the coding sequence GTGGAGAGCTCCGAGGGCACGGGTGCGGCAGGCGTCGTACGGCTGCCGCAGCTGAGACTGGACGAGCTGCTGGGGGAGTTGCAGGCCCGCCTGGACGCCGCCCGCGGCACCCAGAACAAGGTGCACACCCTGCTGGAGGCCGTGGTCTCCGTCGGCCGCGAGCTGGACCTGGAGCAGGTGCTGCGCGGCATCGTGGAGGCGGCGGCGGTCCTGGTCGACGCCGAGTACGCGGCGCTCGGCGTGATCGGCACCGGCGGCACACGGCTCTCGGCGTTCGTCACCTACGGCGTCGACGCGGCGGACATCGCCCGCATCGGCCCGTACCCGGAGGGCCACGGCATCCTCGGCGAACTGATCCGGCACCCGGAGCCGCTGCGGCTCGGCAAACTCTCCGAGCACCCGGCGTCGTACGGCTTCCCGCCCAACCATCCGCCGATGAACACCTTCCTCGGCGTACCCATCCGCGCACGCGACCGGGTCTTCGGCAACCTCTACCTCACCGAGAAACGCGGCGGGCTGCGGTTCGACGAGGACGACGAGTCGCTGCTGTCCGCGCTGGCCGTGGCGGCGGGCGTGGCGATCGACAACGCCCGGCTGTACGAGGAGTCCCGGCTGCGGGAACGCTGGCTCGCGGCCACCGCGGAGGTCAGCAGCAGCCTCATGTCCGGCGCGGCCCAGTCCGAGGTGCTGGCGCTGATCGCCGAGCGGGCGCGCGACATCAGCGGCTCGGCGCTCGCCGCCGTGGCGACCCCCGTGCAGGACGCCGACGCGCTCGCGGTGGAGCTGGCCATCGGCCCGCAGGCCGACGCCCACCGCGGCCTCGTGCTGCCCGTGGAGGGCACCCTCACCGGCCGGGCCTTCGCCCTGGGCGCCCCCGTGACCAGCCCGGACGTGGCACGTGACGAGCGGGTCACGGCGGGCCCGCCGCGGTTCGCCGGACTCGGCCCGGCCGTCGCCGTCCCGATCGGCCGGGAGGACCGGGTCCGGGGCGTGGTCCTGCTGGCCCGCGAGACGGGCGCGGCGGACTTCTCCGACAAGGAGACGGAGCTGCTGACGGGATTCGCCGCGCAGGCCGCCGTCGCCATGGAACTCGCCGAACGCCGCCGGGACGCCGAGCAGATCGCACTGCTGGAGGACCGCGACCGGATCGCCCGGGACCTGCACGACCTGGCCATCCAGCGGCTGTTCGCCACGGGCATGACGCTGCAGAGCGCGGACCGGTTCATCCAGCACCCCCAGGCCGCCGAGCGAGTGCGGCGAGCCGTGGACGACCTCGACGAGACCATCAAGATCATCAGGTCCGCGATCTTCGGCCTGCGCGCCGACGACCGCGACGAGACACCCGGGCTGCGCGCCCGGGCGGTGCGGGTGGCCGGCGAGGCGACACCGGTGCTGGGATTCGCGCCCAGCGTCCGGATGGAGGGACTGCTCGACACCCACGTGCCCAGGGAGACCGCCGACCACGTCGTGGCCGTCCTGTCCGAGTCCCTCGCCAACATCGCCCGGCACGCCCACGCCGACCGCGCCGACGTGGCCCTGGAGACCGACGGCACCGAGGTACGGCTCACGGTCACCGACAACGGCGTCGGCATCCCGCCCGGGGGCCGCCGCAGCGGCCTGCGCAACATGGCGGAACGTGCCCGGAACCTCGGCGGGGACCTGGAACTCGGCTGCCCCGAAGGCGGGGGAACCCGGCTGGTCTGGCGCGCGCCCCTGCGGCGGTAG
- a CDS encoding pyridoxamine 5'-phosphate oxidase family protein: MLHDVDFHALGRQACLRLLGRVPVGRIVYTRRALPAVLPVNFRLDADSSVVLRTSAGSDLVRAVDGAVVAFEADEFDAAARSGWSVVVTGRAALVTDPAERARLARRGPESWMPLPDGVFVRIAPDLVTGRRLSGM; this comes from the coding sequence GTGCTTCACGACGTCGACTTCCACGCGCTCGGCAGACAGGCCTGCCTGCGCCTGCTGGGCCGGGTGCCGGTCGGCCGCATCGTGTACACCCGGCGGGCGCTGCCGGCCGTGCTGCCGGTCAACTTCCGTCTGGACGCGGACTCCTCCGTGGTGCTGCGGACGTCGGCGGGCTCGGACCTGGTGCGCGCGGTCGACGGCGCCGTGGTCGCCTTCGAGGCCGACGAGTTCGACGCGGCGGCCCGCAGCGGCTGGAGTGTGGTCGTCACCGGCCGGGCCGCCCTGGTGACGGACCCGGCCGAGCGGGCGCGCCTCGCGCGGCGCGGCCCGGAGTCCTGGATGCCCCTGCCGGACGGGGTGTTCGTACGCATCGCGCCGGACCTGGTCACCGGCCGCCGGCTGTCGGGGATGTGA